Below is a genomic region from Enterobacteriaceae bacterium ESL0689.
TGGCGGGCACAATACTGGTGGCCTACGGTAGTGTTCCGCTGGCCTATCTGTGTGGAATTTATCCACAATCCTCGTGGCCGATTGTCCTGGCCAATCTGTTAGTTTTGATTTCGCTGCTGTCTGTACGCGGTAACGTGGCGCGGCTGGTGGATCTGCTGAGGCAATAA
It encodes:
- a CDS encoding phage holin family protein yields the protein MITDVTATINSLLCTGVIITLLFYRRSETSRHRLWISRLAGTILVAYGSVPLAYLCGIYPQSSWPIVLANLLVLISLLSVRGNVARLVDLLRQ